The following coding sequences are from one Megamonas funiformis window:
- a CDS encoding DUF7659 family protein — MMTYEEMKNKHQEEYDTFAKDKIFYIFTSSKEEFEKKLKEYGLNGEDICSIGYGGFIKKKDKEELKNLTQRHRKEKQEAIEQDKDGSGFIKSMFLLELYNHEFAYTYDVEDTLNDLGYTMEQINSNPALKNGLDLAIKAIIKDD, encoded by the coding sequence ATGATGACTTATGAAGAAATGAAAAATAAACATCAAGAGGAATATGATACGTTTGCTAAAGACAAAATTTTCTATATATTTACTTCTAGTAAAGAAGAATTTGAAAAGAAATTAAAAGAATATGGATTGAATGGAGAAGATATTTGTTCTATTGGTTATGGCGGATTTATAAAAAAGAAAGATAAGGAAGAATTAAAAAATCTGACACAAAGACATAGAAAAGAAAAGCAAGAAGCTATAGAACAAGATAAGGACGGAAGCGGATTTATAAAAAGTATGTTTTTGCTTGAATTGTACAACCATGAATTTGCTTATACGTATGATGTTGAAGATACACTGAATGATTTAGGCTATACAATGGAACAAATAAATAGTAATCCAGCACTTAAAAATGGATTAGATTTGGCTATTAAAGCTATTATCAAAGATGACTAA